The Streptomyces pactum genome contains a region encoding:
- the rsfS gene encoding ribosome silencing factor produces MTATDRSIELINTAAQAAADKLAHDIIAYDVSDVLSITDAFLLASAPNDRQVKSIVDEIEERLSKELGAKPVRREGDREARWVLLDYVDIVVHVQHSEERVFYALERLWKDCPELELPADAKETRGKSEEHARLRAAEEATETDGDWR; encoded by the coding sequence GTGACCGCGACCGACCGCTCCATCGAACTCATCAACACCGCCGCGCAGGCGGCGGCCGACAAGCTCGCGCACGACATCATCGCCTACGACGTCAGCGACGTGCTGTCGATCACGGACGCCTTCCTGCTGGCCTCCGCGCCCAACGACCGCCAGGTCAAGTCGATCGTCGACGAGATCGAGGAGCGGCTCAGCAAGGAACTCGGCGCCAAGCCGGTACGCCGTGAGGGCGACCGCGAGGCCCGCTGGGTCCTGCTCGACTACGTCGACATCGTCGTCCACGTCCAGCACAGCGAGGAGCGTGTCTTCTACGCCCTGGAGCGGCTGTGGAAGGACTGCCCCGAGCTGGAGCTGCCCGCCGACGCCAAGGAGACCCGCGGCAAGTCGGAGGAGCACGCCAGGCTCCGGGCCGCCGAGGAGGCGACGGAGACCGACGGGGACTGGCGATGA
- a CDS encoding histidine phosphatase family protein has product MSATGEVTAGQPGRGRRLILWRHGQTSWNVERRFQGTTDVGLTETGVAQARRAARLLVGLRPDAIVASDLARAASTAAELAALTGLEVTLEEGLRETYAGVWQGLTHDEIIARHGEEYAAWKRGEPVRRGGGELETEVADRAAPVVLRHAEKLAEDGTLVVVSHGGTIRTTIGRLLGLEPHSWESLGGLTNCCWSVLGEGARGWRLLEHNAGTLPEPVLGDDD; this is encoded by the coding sequence ATGAGCGCCACCGGCGAGGTGACGGCCGGGCAGCCGGGCCGCGGCCGGCGCCTCATCCTGTGGCGGCACGGCCAGACCTCGTGGAACGTGGAGCGCCGCTTCCAGGGCACCACGGACGTCGGGCTCACCGAGACCGGTGTCGCCCAGGCCCGCCGCGCCGCCCGGCTGCTGGTCGGCCTGCGCCCCGACGCCATCGTCGCCTCCGACCTCGCGCGGGCCGCGAGCACGGCCGCCGAGCTGGCCGCGCTCACCGGCCTGGAGGTGACCCTGGAGGAGGGCCTGCGGGAGACCTACGCGGGCGTCTGGCAGGGGCTGACCCACGACGAGATCATCGCCCGGCACGGCGAGGAGTACGCGGCGTGGAAGCGCGGCGAGCCGGTCCGCCGCGGCGGCGGCGAGCTGGAGACCGAGGTGGCCGACCGGGCCGCCCCCGTGGTGCTCCGGCACGCCGAGAAGCTCGCCGAGGACGGCACCCTCGTCGTGGTCAGCCACGGCGGCACGATCCGCACCACCATCGGCCGTCTGCTCGGGCTGGAACCACACAGTTGGGAGAGCCTCGGCGGCCTCACCAACTGCTGCTGGTCCGTCCTGGGCGAAGGCGCCCGCGGCTGGCGTCTGCTGGAGCACAACGCCGGCACGCTGCCGGAACCGGTGCTCGGCGACGACGACTGA
- a CDS encoding NADH-quinone oxidoreductase subunit NuoF family protein, with amino-acid sequence MNEALPDVPEVRVVGLPQLTSGFDLVERLDLPMHLKVHGPLEPLGGEQLAQLSERINLKGRGGAGFPFHKKLRSVAEAAIKRGVRPVVVVNGSEDEPACRKDTVLINRAPHLILDGALLCAEAMGARTLVIGVTRESTQRSMEAALAERGLNNGRRSALRARVQRNPVRMVTGAAASLVRSIDGGPAIPPGRKISASRSGVGGAPTLLSNAETFAQLAIAARIGPERYGNTGLYDEPGTVMLTVSGAVARPMVIEVPTGVPLRYVLQLAGAPPVPQGVLTGGYHGKWIDAATVDEAIVSRNSLQQVGGSLGAGAILPISQDTCPLGESLRVAQWLAEESAGQCGPCYLGLPAAARGLEDILNGGGPAALEAVKQVARNVKRRGACSHPDGSAMFLESTVKAFTDDLAAHVLGNGCGRPVEGVLPLFEGGKAPTGIPGGGGEENGPSRQKIYVDWTLCRGHGLCADILPEVFQLGADGFPTVAQADVPRFAEAKAVRAVRRCPALALRIEEDTRGQAPSSRTNLPVLSQGRGRRALGR; translated from the coding sequence GTGAACGAGGCCCTGCCCGACGTCCCCGAAGTCCGCGTGGTCGGCCTCCCCCAGCTCACGTCGGGCTTCGACCTTGTCGAGCGCCTGGATCTGCCCATGCACCTCAAGGTGCACGGGCCGCTCGAACCGCTGGGCGGCGAACAGCTCGCGCAGCTCTCCGAACGCATCAATCTGAAGGGCCGCGGCGGCGCGGGCTTCCCCTTCCACAAAAAGCTGCGCTCGGTGGCCGAGGCGGCGATCAAGCGCGGCGTACGGCCGGTCGTGGTCGTCAACGGCAGCGAGGACGAGCCGGCCTGCCGCAAGGACACGGTACTCATCAACCGCGCCCCGCACCTGATCCTGGACGGTGCGCTGCTGTGCGCCGAGGCCATGGGTGCCCGCACCCTCGTCATCGGCGTCACCCGTGAGTCCACGCAGCGCTCCATGGAAGCCGCCCTCGCCGAACGCGGCCTGAACAACGGGCGCCGCTCCGCCCTGCGCGCGCGCGTGCAGCGCAACCCGGTCCGCATGGTCACCGGCGCGGCGGCCTCACTGGTCCGCTCCATCGACGGCGGTCCGGCGATCCCGCCCGGCCGCAAGATCAGCGCCTCCAGGAGCGGCGTCGGCGGCGCGCCGACCCTGCTGTCCAACGCGGAGACGTTCGCCCAGCTCGCGATCGCCGCCCGCATCGGCCCGGAGCGCTACGGCAACACCGGCCTGTACGACGAGCCGGGCACCGTCATGCTCACCGTCTCCGGCGCGGTGGCCCGCCCCATGGTCATCGAGGTGCCCACGGGCGTGCCGCTGCGCTACGTCCTCCAGCTCGCCGGCGCCCCGCCGGTGCCGCAGGGCGTGCTGACCGGCGGCTACCACGGCAAGTGGATCGACGCGGCGACCGTCGACGAGGCGATCGTCTCCCGCAACTCCCTGCAGCAGGTGGGCGGCTCGCTGGGCGCGGGCGCGATCCTGCCGATCAGTCAGGACACCTGCCCGCTGGGCGAGTCGCTGCGGGTGGCGCAATGGCTGGCGGAGGAGAGCGCGGGCCAGTGCGGCCCCTGCTACCTGGGGCTGCCGGCCGCCGCGCGCGGCCTGGAGGACATCCTGAACGGTGGCGGCCCGGCCGCCCTGGAGGCCGTCAAGCAGGTGGCGCGGAACGTGAAGCGGCGCGGCGCCTGCTCGCACCCGGACGGCTCGGCGATGTTCCTCGAGTCGACCGTCAAGGCGTTCACGGACGATCTCGCCGCCCATGTCCTCGGCAACGGCTGCGGACGGCCCGTGGAGGGCGTTCTGCCGCTCTTCGAGGGGGGCAAGGCACCCACGGGCATCCCGGGGGGCGGCGGGGAGGAGAACGGCCCCAGTCGCCAGAAGATCTACGTCGACTGGACGCTGTGCCGGGGGCACGGCCTGTGCGCGGACATCCTCCCGGAGGTCTTCCAGCTCGGCGCCGACGGCTTCCCGACCGTCGCCCAGGCCGACGTACCCCGCTTCGCGGAGGCCAAGGCGGTCCGCGCGGTACGCCGCTGCCCGGCGCTCGCCCTGCGCATCGAGGAGGACACCCGCGGGCAGGCACCGTCCTCGCGCACCAATCTGCCGGTCCTGTCCCAGGGCCGTGGCCGCCGGGCACTGGGCCGCTGA
- a CDS encoding ferric reductase-like transmembrane domain-containing protein, whose amino-acid sequence MVTNDSTADDTFAQFLDFGAGVLSLVFLSCSVIWGLVAQDRIVLDTRQRILAQAVHRITAVASVVFLLVHIGVKLALEHTTWVAAVVPFGLLATDDESFGGRGVLIGFGTLASMLMIFVGVTGALRNRFASASPVAARWRAMHMLAYPAWCLALLHGLYAGRAAKPVFLVLYGLSVLGVMAALALRAAPRPVKRRVAYRIAGFLGTGEGMAREELEESRTRTTASSALPGYESAGASRPRGASPSAPLYEPAERLAPPEPPGGFAAAYRAVSGSSGARRRPLTAETTASTRLPPDMRPTESMPLADGGGSTSGNWPIPSPPPVGEAPPSAYDPLNDTGHTIPVYGNTDASGYGSSDVYDTNETNTVYDTYYPNDTYNSGPATETTPGASRGSSPYDASYDFDAPGSGEPWNTPSGGF is encoded by the coding sequence GTGGTGACGAACGACAGCACGGCGGACGACACCTTCGCGCAGTTCCTCGACTTCGGCGCCGGCGTCCTCTCCCTCGTCTTCCTGAGCTGCTCGGTGATCTGGGGACTCGTCGCCCAGGACCGGATCGTCCTCGACACCCGCCAGCGAATCCTGGCCCAGGCGGTGCACCGGATCACCGCGGTCGCCTCGGTGGTGTTCCTGCTGGTGCACATCGGGGTGAAGCTGGCACTGGAGCACACCACCTGGGTCGCCGCGGTGGTTCCGTTCGGACTGCTGGCCACGGACGACGAGTCGTTCGGCGGCCGGGGCGTCCTCATCGGCTTCGGCACCCTGGCCAGCATGCTCATGATCTTCGTGGGCGTCACCGGCGCCCTGCGCAACCGCTTCGCGTCCGCGTCCCCCGTGGCCGCCCGCTGGCGGGCCATGCACATGCTGGCCTACCCGGCGTGGTGCCTGGCCCTGCTGCACGGGCTCTACGCGGGTCGCGCGGCGAAGCCGGTCTTCCTGGTCCTGTACGGCCTGTCCGTGCTCGGCGTCATGGCGGCCCTGGCCCTGCGCGCGGCGCCCCGCCCGGTCAAGCGCAGGGTCGCCTACAGGATCGCCGGGTTCCTCGGGACCGGGGAGGGGATGGCCCGCGAGGAACTGGAGGAGAGCCGGACCCGGACGACGGCCTCGTCCGCACTGCCGGGCTACGAGAGCGCCGGGGCGTCGCGGCCGCGCGGCGCGTCCCCGTCCGCGCCCCTGTACGAGCCCGCGGAGCGCCTCGCACCCCCGGAGCCCCCGGGCGGCTTCGCGGCCGCCTACCGCGCCGTGTCCGGCTCCTCCGGCGCGCGCCGCAGGCCGCTGACGGCCGAGACGACCGCGTCCACCCGGTTGCCGCCGGACATGCGGCCCACCGAGTCGATGCCCCTCGCGGACGGCGGCGGCAGCACCTCGGGCAACTGGCCCATCCCCTCACCGCCACCGGTCGGTGAGGCACCCCCGTCGGCCTACGACCCGCTCAACGACACCGGACACACCATCCCGGTCTACGGCAATACGGACGCCTCGGGCTACGGCTCGAGTGACGTGTACGACACCAATGAGACGAACACCGTCTACGACACGTACTACCCGAACGACACGTACAACAGCGGTCCCGCCACTGAAACAACCCCCGGTGCGTCCCGGGGCTCGTCGCCCTACGACGCGTCCTACGACTTCGACGCACCGGGTTCGGGCGAACCTTGGAACACGCCTTCCGGAGGCTTTTAA
- the leuS gene encoding leucine--tRNA ligase has protein sequence MSETNPAATAPVSADAAPHRYTAAMAAEIEARWQDFWDAEETYAAPNPKGDLAGDPELVAKPKKFIMDMFPYPSGAGLHVGHPLGYIATDVFARFQRMTGHNVLHTLGFDAFGLPAEQYAVQTGTHPRVSTEANMKNMQSQLRRLGLGHDKRRSFATIDPEYYKWTQWIFLQIFNSWYDDEAGKARPITDLVAQFESGERAVPGHPGRAWSALSDAERADVLGGFRLAYASDAPVNWCPGLGTVLANEEVTADGRSERGNFPVFKSKLRQWNMRITAYADRLLDDLDELDWPEAIKLQQRNWIGRSEGARVDFPVDGENITVFTTRQDTLFGATYMVLAPEHPLVEKFTPAAWPEGTHEVWTGGHATPTEAVAAYRAQAASKSDVERQAEAKDKTGVFIGAYATNPVNGEQVPVFIADYVLMGYGTGAIMAVPAGDQRDFEFARAFELPIRCIVEPTDGRGTDPATWEDAFGSYDAKIMNSSNDEISLDGLPVVEAKERITEWLERTGAGEGTVNFRLRDWLFSRQRYWGEPFPIVYDEDGIAHALPESMLPLELPEVEDYSPRTFDPDDADTRPETPLSRNEDWVNVTLDLGDGRGPRRFRRETNTMPNWAGSCWYELRYLDPHNGERLVDPEIEQYWMGPREGMPHGGVDLYVGGAEHAVLHLLYARFWSKVLFDLGHVSSAEPFHKLFNQGMIQAYVYRDSRGIAVPAAEVEERDGAYYYQGEKVSRLLGKMGKSLKNAVTPDEICAEYGADTLRLYEMAMGPLDVSRPWDTRAVVGQFRLLQRLWRNVVDENTGEVTVADVADADVDADTLRALHKAIDGVRQDLEGMRFNTAIAKVTELNNHLTKVGGVVPRSVAERLVLLVAPLAPHVAEELWRKLGHPDSVVHQDFPVADPAYVVDETVTCVVQIKGKVKARLEVAPSISEDDLEKAALADEKVVAALGGAGIRKVIVRAPKLVNIVPA, from the coding sequence ATGAGCGAGACGAACCCCGCGGCGACCGCCCCTGTGTCGGCGGACGCCGCGCCGCACCGCTACACGGCTGCCATGGCCGCCGAGATCGAGGCACGCTGGCAGGACTTCTGGGACGCCGAGGAGACGTACGCCGCGCCGAACCCCAAGGGTGACCTGGCGGGCGACCCGGAGCTGGTCGCCAAGCCCAAGAAGTTCATCATGGACATGTTCCCGTACCCCTCCGGTGCGGGCCTGCACGTCGGCCACCCCCTGGGGTACATCGCCACCGACGTCTTCGCCCGCTTCCAGCGGATGACCGGCCACAACGTCCTGCACACCCTGGGCTTCGACGCCTTCGGCCTGCCCGCGGAGCAGTACGCCGTGCAGACCGGCACGCACCCGCGCGTGTCCACCGAGGCCAACATGAAGAACATGCAGAGCCAACTGCGCCGGCTGGGTCTGGGCCACGACAAGCGCCGGTCGTTCGCCACGATCGACCCCGAGTACTACAAGTGGACCCAGTGGATCTTCCTGCAGATCTTCAACTCCTGGTACGACGACGAGGCGGGGAAGGCCCGCCCGATCACCGACCTGGTCGCCCAGTTCGAGTCCGGTGAGCGGGCGGTCCCGGGCCACCCCGGGCGCGCGTGGAGCGCCCTGAGCGACGCCGAGCGCGCCGACGTGCTGGGCGGGTTCCGTCTGGCCTACGCCTCCGACGCGCCCGTCAACTGGTGCCCCGGCCTGGGCACCGTGCTGGCCAACGAGGAGGTCACCGCCGACGGCCGCTCCGAGCGCGGCAACTTCCCCGTCTTCAAGTCCAAGCTGCGCCAGTGGAACATGCGCATCACCGCCTACGCCGACCGGCTGCTGGACGACCTGGACGAGCTGGACTGGCCCGAGGCCATCAAGCTGCAGCAGCGCAACTGGATCGGCCGCTCCGAGGGTGCCCGCGTCGACTTCCCCGTCGACGGCGAGAACATCACCGTCTTCACCACCCGCCAGGACACCCTGTTCGGTGCGACGTACATGGTGCTGGCGCCCGAGCACCCGCTGGTCGAGAAGTTCACCCCGGCCGCCTGGCCCGAGGGCACGCACGAGGTGTGGACCGGCGGTCACGCGACCCCGACCGAGGCCGTCGCGGCGTACCGCGCGCAGGCCGCGTCCAAGTCCGACGTCGAGCGGCAGGCCGAGGCCAAGGACAAGACCGGCGTCTTCATCGGCGCCTACGCGACCAACCCGGTCAACGGCGAGCAGGTCCCGGTCTTCATCGCCGACTACGTGCTGATGGGCTACGGCACCGGCGCGATCATGGCCGTCCCGGCCGGTGACCAGCGCGACTTCGAGTTCGCCCGCGCCTTCGAGCTGCCGATCCGCTGCATCGTCGAGCCGACCGACGGCCGGGGCACCGACCCGGCCACGTGGGAGGACGCCTTCGGGTCGTACGACGCGAAGATCATGAACTCGTCGAACGACGAGATCAGCCTGGACGGCCTGCCCGTCGTCGAGGCCAAGGAGCGCATCACCGAGTGGCTGGAGCGCACCGGCGCCGGCGAGGGCACCGTCAACTTCCGCCTGCGCGACTGGCTGTTCAGCCGCCAGCGCTACTGGGGCGAGCCCTTCCCGATCGTCTACGACGAGGACGGCATCGCCCACGCCCTGCCCGAGTCGATGCTGCCGCTGGAGCTGCCCGAGGTCGAGGACTACTCCCCGCGCACCTTCGACCCGGACGACGCGGACACGCGGCCCGAGACGCCGCTGTCGCGCAACGAGGACTGGGTGAACGTCACCCTGGACCTGGGCGACGGCCGCGGCCCCCGCCGGTTCCGCCGCGAGACCAACACCATGCCCAACTGGGCGGGCTCCTGCTGGTACGAACTGCGCTACCTGGACCCGCACAACGGCGAGCGGCTGGTCGACCCGGAGATCGAGCAGTACTGGATGGGCCCGCGCGAGGGCATGCCGCACGGCGGCGTCGACCTGTACGTCGGCGGCGCCGAGCACGCCGTGCTGCACCTGCTGTACGCGCGCTTCTGGTCGAAGGTCCTGTTCGACCTGGGGCACGTCTCCTCGGCCGAGCCGTTCCACAAGCTGTTCAACCAGGGCATGATCCAGGCCTACGTCTACCGGGACAGCCGCGGCATCGCGGTGCCGGCCGCCGAGGTGGAGGAGCGCGACGGCGCGTACTACTACCAGGGCGAGAAGGTCTCCCGGCTGCTGGGCAAGATGGGCAAGTCCCTGAAGAACGCGGTCACCCCCGACGAGATCTGCGCCGAGTACGGCGCCGACACCCTGCGCCTGTACGAGATGGCGATGGGCCCGCTGGACGTCTCCCGGCCGTGGGACACGCGCGCGGTGGTGGGCCAGTTCCGGCTGCTGCAGCGGCTGTGGCGCAACGTCGTCGACGAGAACACCGGCGAGGTGACGGTCGCGGACGTCGCGGACGCCGACGTCGACGCGGACACCCTGCGCGCCCTGCACAAGGCCATCGACGGCGTACGGCAGGACCTGGAAGGCATGCGGTTCAACACCGCCATCGCCAAGGTCACCGAGCTGAACAACCACCTGACGAAGGTGGGCGGCGTGGTTCCCCGGTCGGTCGCCGAGCGGCTGGTGCTGCTGGTCGCGCCGCTGGCCCCGCACGTCGCCGAGGAGCTGTGGCGCAAGCTGGGGCACCCGGACTCGGTCGTCCACCAGGACTTCCCGGTCGCCGACCCGGCCTACGTCGTCGACGAGACCGTGACCTGCGTCGTGCAGATCAAGGGCAAGGTCAAGGCGCGGCTGGAGGTCGCCCCGTCCATCTCCGAGGACGACCTGGAGAAGGCGGCGCTGGCCGACGAGAAGGTCGTGGCCGCGCTGGGCGGGGCCGGGATCCGCAAGGTGATCGTGCGGGCGCCGAAGCTGGTGAACATCGTCCCCGCCTAG
- a CDS encoding DegV family protein gives MSRHVAIVTDSTAYLPARTMERHGITAVPLTVVLGDRALEEGTEISTRSLAQALQKRRPVTTSRPSPALFAETYRRIAGPGVDGIVSLHLSAELSGTHDAAVVAARDAPVPVRVVDTGMIAMALGFCALAAAEAAEAGGTVDEAVTAAEKRAAATSAYFYVDTLDYLRRGGRIGAAQALFGSALAVKPLLKLDGGRIEPLEKVRTASKAIARLEEIVADRAGSAPVDIAVHHLAAPDRASALADRLRDRVPGLADLHVSEVGAVIGAHTGPGLLGVVVSSR, from the coding sequence ATGTCCCGCCATGTCGCTATCGTCACGGATTCAACGGCCTACCTCCCGGCCCGGACGATGGAGCGGCACGGCATCACCGCGGTCCCCCTGACCGTCGTCCTGGGCGACCGGGCGCTGGAGGAGGGCACCGAAATCTCGACCCGCTCGCTGGCCCAGGCCCTGCAGAAACGGCGGCCGGTCACCACCTCCCGCCCCAGCCCCGCACTCTTCGCGGAGACCTACCGCAGGATCGCCGGGCCGGGCGTCGACGGCATCGTCTCCCTCCACCTCTCCGCCGAACTCTCCGGTACGCACGACGCGGCCGTCGTCGCGGCGCGGGACGCGCCGGTACCGGTGCGCGTCGTGGACACCGGGATGATCGCGATGGCCCTCGGATTCTGCGCGCTCGCCGCGGCGGAGGCGGCGGAGGCGGGCGGCACGGTGGACGAGGCCGTCACGGCCGCGGAGAAGCGCGCCGCTGCCACCTCTGCCTACTTCTACGTCGACACCCTCGACTATCTGCGCCGCGGCGGCCGGATCGGGGCGGCCCAGGCGCTGTTCGGTTCCGCGCTCGCGGTGAAACCGCTGCTGAAGCTGGACGGCGGCCGCATCGAGCCCCTGGAGAAGGTCCGGACGGCGTCCAAGGCCATCGCCCGGCTGGAGGAGATCGTCGCCGACCGCGCGGGCAGCGCACCCGTCGACATCGCCGTCCACCATCTCGCCGCCCCCGACCGGGCGTCGGCCCTGGCGGACCGCCTGAGAGACCGGGTGCCCGGGCTGGCCGACCTGCATGTGAGCGAGGTCGGCGCGGTGATCGGGGCGCATACGGGGCCCGGGCTGCTGGGGGTTGTGGTCTCGTCGCGGTGA
- a CDS encoding helix-hairpin-helix domain-containing protein, with protein sequence MDEAGEGAAPVVAEGAALPWRERAGQALRERMPLWLQTRCGLERRSVAALTVLLVVAAVVAAQHFWTGRTQPVPAPEMVREAAAYGAGGGDEAAGGGSATGAPEAKAKATATATATAGAEIVVDVGGKVRKPGIHRLPAGSRVADALRAAGGVRSGTKTDGLNQARFLVDGEQVIVGAATPGTPPGPGGIVAGGSGGPAAGAAPAAPVSLNTATADQLDTLPGVGPVLAGHIIDYRTQHGGFRSVDELREVNGIGERRFADLRDLVRP encoded by the coding sequence GTGGACGAGGCAGGGGAGGGAGCGGCGCCGGTCGTTGCGGAGGGCGCCGCGTTGCCCTGGCGGGAGCGAGCCGGGCAGGCGCTCCGGGAGCGGATGCCGTTGTGGCTGCAGACGAGGTGCGGGTTGGAGCGGCGCAGCGTGGCCGCGCTCACGGTGCTGCTGGTCGTCGCCGCGGTCGTCGCCGCGCAGCACTTCTGGACCGGTCGCACCCAGCCCGTGCCGGCACCCGAGATGGTGCGGGAGGCGGCGGCATACGGCGCAGGGGGAGGCGACGAGGCGGCAGGGGGCGGTTCCGCCACCGGCGCGCCCGAGGCCAAGGCCAAAGCCACGGCCACGGCCACGGCCACGGCCGGGGCCGAGATCGTCGTGGACGTCGGCGGCAAGGTCCGCAAGCCCGGAATCCACCGCCTTCCGGCAGGGTCACGCGTCGCGGACGCCCTGCGAGCCGCGGGAGGTGTGCGATCCGGGACCAAGACCGACGGGCTGAACCAGGCGCGCTTCCTGGTGGACGGCGAGCAGGTGATCGTCGGCGCTGCGACGCCGGGCACGCCGCCCGGCCCGGGCGGCATCGTCGCAGGCGGCTCGGGCGGGCCGGCCGCGGGAGCCGCTCCCGCGGCCCCGGTCTCCCTCAACACGGCGACGGCCGACCAGCTCGACACCCTGCCGGGCGTCGGCCCCGTGCTGGCCGGGCACATCATCGACTACCGCACCCAGCACGGCGGTTTCCGCTCGGTGGACGAACTGCGCGAGGTGAACGGCATCGGCGAGCGCCGCTTCGCCGACCTGCGCGACCTCGTGCGGCCATGA
- a CDS encoding ComEC/Rec2 family competence protein gives MDLRLVPPALAAWATAALMPDVPTGWAPGGVVGALALAGLLLRAQRRRAPHGRPRATVAALLLCVAASATSAALHGADLRRGPVPALARQYATVTAEVEVTADPRLTRTRVRGNRAVPPTVLIEADVRRVREAGGTAVTTRTPVLVLVDVGREDGTHPAGDASADSRLTRAGPGAPHWLALLPTTRLRVTARAAPPRASGDRIAAVLRVRGGRGAPEVVARPSGAQRFAGRLRAGLREATDGLPEDARALLPGLVVGDTSRITPELEEAFKETDLAHTLAVSGANFTIVLALLLGPPGLAQRSERRGLAPRLGISLRTTALLGGVLALGFVVVCRPDPSVLRAAACGAVALLALATGRRRSLLPALATAVLLLVLYDPGLARSYGFLLSVLATGALLTLAPRWSAALQRRGVPPRLAEALAAACAAQALCAPVVAVLSARVSLVGVPCNLLAEFAVAPATVLGFAALATAPVAMPVAKGLAWCGGWPAEWIAGIARTGAALPGAGVDWPGDWTGAALLALVTLGVLLVGRRLLRHPWWCGVCAVLLVLAVVRPPPLARVITGWPPPGWRMVMCDVGQGDAMVLAAGEGAGVVVDTGPDPALVDHCLRSLGITRVPLVVLTHFFLGLFRSVSLRIARGNEDRLAGRLIAGTPRLLTHTGGGPGAPVLG, from the coding sequence GTGGACCTGCGGCTGGTGCCGCCCGCGCTCGCTGCCTGGGCGACGGCGGCGCTGATGCCGGACGTGCCGACCGGGTGGGCTCCGGGCGGCGTGGTCGGCGCTCTGGCCCTGGCCGGCCTGCTGCTGAGGGCACAAAGGCGCCGGGCACCGCACGGACGGCCCCGGGCGACGGTCGCCGCCCTGCTCCTCTGCGTCGCCGCGTCGGCCACCTCGGCCGCACTGCACGGCGCGGACCTGCGCCGGGGGCCCGTGCCGGCGCTGGCGCGGCAGTACGCCACCGTCACCGCCGAGGTGGAGGTCACCGCCGATCCCCGCCTCACCCGGACCCGCGTCCGGGGAAACCGGGCAGTGCCGCCCACCGTGCTGATCGAAGCCGACGTGCGACGGGTGAGGGAGGCGGGCGGGACGGCTGTGACCACCCGGACGCCGGTGCTGGTGCTCGTCGACGTGGGCCGGGAAGACGGGACCCACCCGGCCGGGGACGCCTCGGCCGATTCGCGGCTCACCCGTGCGGGGCCCGGCGCCCCGCACTGGCTGGCGCTGCTGCCGACCACCAGGCTCCGCGTCACCGCCCGGGCGGCGCCCCCGAGGGCGAGCGGGGACCGGATCGCGGCCGTGCTGCGCGTGCGGGGCGGCCGGGGAGCGCCGGAGGTGGTGGCCCGGCCGTCGGGCGCCCAGCGGTTCGCGGGACGGCTGCGGGCCGGGCTGCGGGAGGCCACCGACGGGCTGCCGGAGGACGCGCGGGCGCTGCTGCCGGGCCTGGTCGTCGGGGACACCTCGCGGATCACGCCGGAGCTGGAGGAGGCGTTCAAGGAGACCGACCTCGCGCACACGCTGGCCGTGTCCGGAGCCAACTTCACGATCGTGCTCGCCCTGCTGCTCGGACCGCCCGGGCTGGCCCAGCGCAGCGAGCGCCGGGGCCTGGCTCCCCGTCTCGGTATCTCCCTGCGGACGACCGCGTTGCTCGGCGGGGTGCTCGCCCTCGGCTTCGTTGTCGTCTGCCGGCCCGACCCGAGCGTGCTGCGGGCGGCCGCCTGCGGGGCCGTCGCCCTGCTCGCCCTGGCCACCGGACGGCGCAGATCGCTGCTGCCGGCGCTGGCGACGGCCGTGCTGCTCCTGGTGCTGTACGACCCGGGGCTGGCCCGCAGTTACGGCTTCCTGCTCTCCGTGCTGGCCACCGGCGCGCTGCTCACGCTCGCCCCGCGGTGGAGCGCGGCGTTGCAACGGCGCGGGGTCCCGCCGCGGCTCGCCGAGGCGCTGGCAGCCGCGTGTGCGGCGCAGGCCCTGTGCGCGCCGGTCGTCGCCGTGCTGTCGGCGCGGGTGAGTCTGGTGGGGGTGCCGTGCAACCTGCTCGCGGAGTTCGCGGTCGCGCCGGCCACGGTGCTGGGCTTCGCGGCGCTGGCCACGGCGCCGGTGGCGATGCCGGTGGCCAAGGGGCTGGCCTGGTGCGGGGGCTGGCCGGCCGAGTGGATCGCGGGGATCGCCCGCACGGGGGCCGCGCTGCCCGGCGCGGGAGTGGACTGGCCGGGCGACTGGACCGGGGCGGCGCTGCTCGCCCTCGTCACGCTGGGCGTACTGCTCGTCGGCCGGCGGTTGCTGCGGCATCCCTGGTGGTGCGGTGTGTGCGCGGTGCTGCTGGTGCTGGCGGTGGTGCGGCCGCCGCCACTGGCCCGGGTGATCACGGGGTGGCCTCCGCCGGGCTGGCGGATGGTGATGTGCGACGTGGGCCAGGGCGACGCCATGGTGCTCGCGGCGGGTGAGGGCGCGGGCGTCGTGGTGGACACCGGGCCCGACCCGGCGCTGGTCGACCACTGCCTGCGCTCGCTCGGCATCACCCGGGTCCCGCTCGTGGTGCTGACCCACTTCTTCTTGGGGCTTTTCAGATCTGTCTCATTACGCATCGCTCGGGGTAATGAAGATCGCCTGGCAGGCAGGTTGATCGCTGGTACACCTCGTCTCCTAACTCATACGGGCGGAGGACCAGGTGCACCTGTTCTCGGTTGA